The nucleotide window TATTGATCAGGCTATATATTAAGGCAGTATGCCTTATCTTGTGTAATAAACAAACAGATAAGTATTTTAACAACTCAAGATCTAAATGTCTTTCAATTTTGCATCTAGAATTTAATTTATCAGAATTCAGCTAGTCACAAAAGAGCTTCTAATCAAAATAAGTAGGCTTATTTACAGCCTACTTTAATTTCAAATCCAGACAGTATGAAGTGCAAGCGTAAGATTAATTAATGTTAACAAAGGTTCCTGTATATTTGTCTTCCTTCAATTGCATACAGAAATTACTAAATATGAACTGCTATAACACATTTTCCCTACAAAATGACACAAGCCAAAACTGGTATACAAATATAGAAATCAGAACCAGCTTACTAGATGAGAACACAAATATAAATGTAGTGTAGGCATATTAGGGAAAGATTTAAAAGCCATTTCATAATACTCTGTGTCCTTACGAGCATGGATAACAATGAAGTTTCTAAAAAGCTCTATTTAATCTGTCTAAACTGAGGAGACTGTTCTTAAGAAACCCAACAAATTCACATGATCAATGTGTGGggatttttaaactaaaaaaaaccaccagtaACTCATTGCAACTTCAAAACTGTGTagttaaaagaataaaaatgtgtttaaccAGTAAGTTTACTTTTGATTTTCTCCTGACTCAGGATTCACGTACTGCTGAAAGGATTATTTGCAATGCAGAAGTTGCTAAAACAGGCCATACAGTGCCATCTTGTGTTTATGTCACCCACCTGTCAGCTGTTTAAGCAGCAGACAAATAGTTTATTCATGTTTAATTAATCAAATGAGTGTTAAAGCAGTGAAAACTACATGAAAACCAGGATCATAGAAGATTATTTCTCTCTCAAGTATGTTAGAGTTTATGTAACTGGAAAAACAGTGAATTGCAGTCAGACAGCATCTTAAAATGGgctaacattaaaaaaaaaaaaattaaaaaaatcctttcttcctCATCCCAGCCTTTTGCCTTACccaaacagaattaaaaaccaaatccaATGAGGGGTTAGCAACATACTAACCTTAGGTCCATAGAAAGCTCCATCACCAGGGTTCAACTCCCATTTCTGACCAAAGGCATTGAGGCTGTTTTCAAGTTGCTGGAGATAAAGGACACACAGTGTTTCTTTACACATTACAGTTTCAGGTCAGCCTGCTACTGCAACTAGGTGACCCTACCAAATTCTCACTACTTCTCAGTAACTGCcgaaaaacatttattttctgaaaaagggaagttttggaAAAgcaccagtaaaaaaaaaaaaaaacaaaaattaattttgtccaAATTTAAACACCCAAAATTAATGCACTCATTTTGGAAGAGGCCAAATAAGCATTAGCTAAGTTATAGGAACTTTTTATACTAAATTCAAAGTTTGTAGTTAATATTGAGATGAAATCTTCCCTGGTACAAATGTCTATACCTGCCCTATCTTCTCCCCAGTACTGCACCTGCAGTGGACAACCCCATCCCTTTCAGCCTCACTTCTGGGAGATGGCTTTAAGTCTTATTACAGGGGCTGCCAGAACTgattctcttcctcctttttaatTATCAAAAAAAGACAAGGAGAAAGAGTTCATTTGATGCTTACATGGAGACTGCCTCTGTACTGTGAGCAAACTATTTACAGCAGGCAGACTGAACAAACTGCTCACTCTGTTCTGTGAGCAAACTATTTACAGCAGGCAGTCATCAAAGTTATATTGCTCATGCCCAGCCCAGCTTCACTCTACCTCCCAGAAGGCAGTAAGCTCTTACAGAAGATGCAGCTTTACATAACAGAAAAGAATAAGACTACTGTTTTACCTTTTCAGCTTGATTCCATACTTCAATATCTCCCAGGTACTTTTCAGGACGAGTGGAGAGATTCAGTTTAAACGAAAATCCAAAGACATCATACACGGTACGCAAGaactccaggcagctctttaTCTCATCTTCAATCTTGATGATAATAGAAATCATGCCTCAAATATGGAAATTTCAGTTTACCTGATTTTAATACTCAGTTTCATTTAGCAATAGCTCCCACCTGCTCCATAGCACAGAAGATGTGAGCATCGTCCTGCTGGAACCGGCGTACTCGGGTGAGTCCTGTGAGAGCTCCCGACAGCTCGTTGCGATGCAGGACACCAAAATCTGCCAACCGCAACGGCAGCTCGCGCCACGACCTCGGGCGATGGTCAAACATAAGGCTGAAGGAAAGGTTTATTATTTGAATCTCATTCAGAACCAAAATTCTGCAAAGAACAGTCAGGGAGAAGCAGCCAGTGATGAAGCACATGCCCGTAAGGCCATTGGTGTAATCTGGACAGAGCCATCAGTCTTATCTAGATTTGTCAGAGAAACAATCTCCTTCAACAGCTAGTAAACCTTCCCCTCTTcacagaaaggagagaaaacagatCCTAAAACtgagctttaaaacctgaaTGCCTGAGCTGCCACAAAACTGACCATGCCCCAGTAATGATGGGATCACTCTAATGATAGTAAAATGACATGACATTTCTCAGTGTCTCAAGTGAAGAGAGCATGTACACAGCAAGACATATAATTACATCATTCCTGACAGAATGAATAACTGAAGGTAGCCATCCTTATAATTACACAGGCAAAGGAAGCAGAGTGGgtttcatttgggtttttttttcaatcagcACAATCTCTGGTAAACTAAATTTGCTCTGTATTTACCAGTGTCCAGGACAGTTCATAGGCTTCAGAGCAAAGATTTCTTTCTccacttcaaaagaaaacatgttGTCACTGTAATGCTGCCAGTGCCCTGAAGTCATCCACAGTTTGCTGTTGAAAACATTTGGAGTGACAACCTCCTGGAATCCACGTTTTCGATACTCACTCTAGAACAGGCAcagtatataaaataaataataaggaaaacaaaggtAAGTACAGGCTTCAATGTGCAgccaaaaaatataaaagcgATGCCATACAAAAGTCCCATGGCTTAGGAAGGGAACGGAGAAAGAAGACACAGCTTGAAGCTGGACATGCCAGGATACATCCTTCCACCACCCTTCCCCCAAACAATTTCTCTAGTAGAAAGTAAGCAAGAAGAACAAGTTTCCTCCCTGCAAGCAATGCAGCAGTCTCTAATTACTCCATGACCCTAGATATATTTCATTGCAGCCCAAATATACAGTAATAACACAGATTTCAAATCTTACAGCAGAAATATCAGAATTCTTTTCCTAcatatattttcaaaacaaataggTCTTCAAGACCAAATTAAGTAGgtttattaaaacaaattgATATGCATCAatggaacagcagcagtgtgagCTTAGCTCTACTATTAGATGTCAAAGAACTCCTATTACAAAGCACCTTTATCACAGCTTTAACTGAAGATATAAAGTACTGATAAAACTTACACAGAGGTTGCGACAAGACCAATTCAAAGAACCAAGGTTACTTTAGTACCATGGCTTACATAACTAAAAGATAACTTGAAATGAAGGGCTACTAATACTGTTAAACATAGTATGCTGTTATGTATTGTTTTAAAATCATGTAATTTCTCCTACAAGATTTCCAAAATATATTACTTACCCGTATAAATTCAATTAATGTGTTATAAATGAAAGCTCCTTTTGGCAAGAAAAAACAGCTACCAGGGCTGAgctcatggaaaaaaaacagttCTTGGTCCTGCAGGAAAATAATACTTTAAGAATTTAGTAATTGCACCCCACCTTTTTCACTAAACATTCACAAATGGATTGCTACTGACTGGTCATCACTAACAAgagtttcaaaaagaaaaacatgggaaaaaaagcaatatcCAATACACCAAATGCATTTTCACTAGTATTTTTATGTCTGTCAGCAGTTACAGGGGAGGaaaaattttcagtttcctttttcaCTTATTACTGATGTGCCAAAACTTTACAAAACTCCCAACTGTGCCTTCATGGTTCCCTCTGCACATTTACTTGTCAATGTTTAGttctgcttctgcagctctCTAATTATCTGCACATAAACTAATGTGTGGCTACAGCTGGTTAATTTTGTCACAAACTGTGCACACACCTGAGATCTGCATATGGGGAGTTCTTCAGAATTTTGTCATAATGTACTATCAGCAGGCATTTTAACCCTGTTCAGAACTATCAGTCAACTGACAGGGGTTTCCATCtgaaaaaacaaactcaaaaacCAGCCAGCCAAAAAACACAGCTGTATGCTGCAAATACTGAAAACATGCAGAAAGAAAGAACTGTGTGAACAGGCAACAGCAAACTGTGTAGTAATTAGCAGTGCCTGAGGACTGCAGCATTCATGGGTTGCAGACCGAAGTCTTTATATTCTGTTCTGATCAATGTGTGCAATAAGGATGTCATTGtgttgaaagaataaaaaagttatttattttaggACTTTGATGCTCCTGAGAAAAGCAGTTGACTTCACAACccaactgaaaataaaattgtgtcACAACACCACCGTGGTTGCGGCAGCAAGTATAGGCTATcctcaagatgctttcaattaAGGGCTTATATCCACACAGTGCTTTTGGAATAAGTTACTAGAAAAGCTCTCTCACCCGCCCAATTTTTCTGTGATCTCTGCTTTTAGCCTCCTCCTGGAACTTCTCCCACTCCTTCAGCATTTTTGTATCTGGGAATGAAATTCCATAGATCCTCTGGAGGGATTCCATATCGGCCTTGCCTTCCCAATAGGTAGAAGAATTCTGAATGCAAATAgaaatgaaacactgaaaagTGAGATAAGCCTCCATATTTTACTACTTCTGCCTGCTATGAAAAGGCATACAATTATTAATAAATGATTACTGTGGAACAACTAAGTCATAAGGAgatttttaatctgaaattcATAGCACTGATTGGAAACATCCTTAAAGGTAAATACAGCAAGTAAAAATGGTTTCAGGCTCTtgtcttttttaaaagcctATCTGCTTTATAGCTATCCTATTCCAACTATTTTTTCACACATAGCTATAATCATCAGCTAAGCAGAAATTATAAATTCTAACTGATGCAGTTCAGCCAAACTTTAAACCAAACTCACACTCCTGTACTGGAAGTGCAGGCCCTGGACACCTAGTTGGACTTCACACCATGTGAATATCATTCTAGCATTACAACCCTTTCACAATCTGTAACACCAAGTTTTTGGCCAGGTGACACAGTAACCTGGAACTCCTTAGCCAGGAATGTACAGTTTCACAGTACATGCCTGGCTAAGCCTAAAGGCAGCAATGCATCTGAAGTGTTCCAGTGGAAACATTTGTGTAGGACAGTTCCAGCACTTACCTTATGAATTTTTATGGTCTTTATTTTGCCAGTATGTCTGACATGAGGCCCTCTGCATAAATCTATCAGGGGACCACAcctaagaaaaggaaaacatttatttggTATATTTTATCCTAGAACCATAAACCCAGTAATATTATGATCCATGCATAATTACCTGTATACTGTAGTAGTTGGGGTATTGACCTTCTCATTCAGGATGCGACACTTGAACTTATtatactgaaaagaaaagcagcacacagACTTGTTAATTCCttgtttaaaaaagagaagtggACTACAGTTTGAACTATTTGCAAACCTGATGCCGTGTTGCATCAGAACAGGCCTGTAAAAGAGACAGACAGGAGCACAGACAGTAGTGGAGCAAGGTGCCCAGAGAGCAGGGTGTGCTATCTCTGTCCTTGGAGTTTTAAAGGCCCAACTGGACAAGCCCAGGAAACCTGGCCTCAGTATCCCCAAGTCTGACCCCATGTCCTATGCATGAGACTGGACACCAACAGAGGTACCTTCCAACCTGAATGCTGCTATGATCCTCCTTATGCCCTAACACTGAAAACTCACTAATGTCTACCTCAGGAATgccaaaaaattatttgcagctAGATACAAGAGAGAAAGGGTCAGGTTTTAGCACTGCTTGCACTCTTTTAGAAATCCTTATTCTAAAAAACGTTTTATGAAGCTTTCTGAATGCAGCAGCAACATATACAGTCACAGTATCACCACAGACAAGGTAACACAACATAACTGCATCCAAAATATGTTACAAACTTACATTTCTGGGAAGTAAATAAAGAATATGGCTTCACAGAATTGATCACCTTGGGGAAGTTTTAGAAAATTCCCACAGTTTTAGAAAATCAGAATGCCTACTTCCAAGAACCTAAAAattacttcctttttcttttttttttgttaaatatcaCAAATGAGTTTCTAAGATCACCTTATAAagttaattttatatattttcttctacCACTAATGACACATGCCCTGAAGTTACAAATACTTGCACGAGGCTAGCAACAACCTTCTACAACAGCCCACCTTAAACATTTCAAGCAGTGTTTCCTTCTTAACTTCCAGTCTTTCAAAGGcttgtttttccttcattaTCTTTTTGCATAATGTTTCCAAAGCAGAGAAGTCGTTACTTGATACACCCctaaaataaacacacacagagaagtgAGTAATTTTTGCTTTCACTTGCAATTTGTGATCCTGGTGCAATACAACAACCCATGGTTGGGATGTCCTGTCCTGtccaaaaaaataaagccatctGCAGCAGTACATACGACTATATTTCAGGAACAAGCACACAGCAGAAATTTTGCTGACTGCCACCCACCCTCAGctcctaaattaaaaaaatacaaaacctaCCCTTCCTCAAGAAACATATCAtaataaaatccattttctaTTGGTGGGCCATAGCACAAACAGCCACCGTAGATTCGCTCCATAGCTTCACCCATTATGTGAGCACTTGAGTGCCAGTAGACCtaacagaagtaaaaaaagaagGGATCAGTCTTGAATACACATGACACATTTCCAATTGTTTTATTTAGAACCTTTTTTGAAACGCTTGCTTTCAAGGATACTTGAGGCACATCCCACATTAGAGCAGTGTGCAGAACAGAAGTgacctgcccagcagcactcgCATCCTCAGCACCAATGTTtccaaaaagcagcatttccacTGGAAATCTGTGGAAATGGAAAACTTACATTCTGGTAGCAAACAATTCTTACTTTCAACTGTTGCTAACATGATTTAATTGTTCTCAAGAAGTCAAGATACTAATTCAGAAACCTTTTTTTCTATGAACTTTAATCAATCAGATCTGCATAATGACCAAAAGATGGGTTTTCAACATAAGGCTGTGGTTCTAATCCAGCAATATTATGCAAAAGAAATCCTGCACACTCCATTTTATAGAACACCTGAGGTTTTGACAAAACCAAATCCTCTATGAATTAGTCTGCCTTGGTTAGCACAAATTGAAATAATAAACTTGAAGCTGTCATTAAGCCAATATGAAGACCCTAGGTTTGAATGTAAGACTTCTGTGATGAGTTTGACTGACAGTTTCTTGTagcaactgatttttttttctaaagagcCTAATCACAAATGTACTGGCTGGGCACATTTATCTGATTGAGTagccaaaataaaaaagcagataCTTTTGCATACACAAAGACAAAGAGCAGTCTACTCAATACTTTTATGATTCTACATAGAAAGTATTTTTGTACTCAGTTTTGTTCCCAAAATCAGTGCTGAAGATGTCAGTTCAAAAGACCTACTTTACATTAACATGAAGgctgaaaatacaaatttttaacAAGAATTACAGCAACTGCAAGGACACTTGGCTACAAGTACACAGCAGAATGTACATTACCTGTAGTACCACAGCTCCTCTGGTAAGGAGCTATGAGGAAATGCAGATGTACCTAAACTACAAACttgttttcttcatcttctgaacacagtaaatatttaaataactgCAAGAGGCTGAGTTAAATGTAAAcctgaaacaaaaaatgttttggtAAAAGATACTTACTGCTTGAGCCTCTTCATCTTCAAACTTCAGCAGCTCCAAGGAACAATCCTCCTCCAAAGGACGGTCTAGATCCCAAACCACCTTGTTCACTTTGGCAATAACTGTGTTGTCAGCCAATCCTtgactacagaaaaaaaacaaaggtaCAATTATAAGAAAGTACATTGTACTTTAAAATCAGCAAgcagaaattccccaaatttgcCCTCTAGTTTGAATGAGACTTTGGAGTGCTCAGAGTGGATACACTGTCATaaataaactttaaataaaTGACCAGTTTAGCCAGTCCTGAACATTCATCAAAAATCCGACTTATATTTTAGGGATATGGGAAGAAAACTCTGCTATATACTTAACCTTCGCACATATTTGACTTGGAGGCAGCATCCTCCAAGTACAAACCTGACTCCACAATCCTACTGCATATAAGAGAAGCTAACAAATACTACTTTTGACATAGTAGCTTTACTGTTGTATCCACTAGGCAAAATACTCTTTTCATGATCCCAAATCACAGAAGCAAAGGAGGTTCCAATTACATGGCACCTTTTTAtggacaaggaaaaaaatttttaaaaagaggcaTTTCACCTTTAGGAATGACCCAATCTTTGCAATGTTAACTGTCAGGGTGTTCACTGTGTATGATTCAAAAATACTCCACAGCAGTTATGAGCAACCTGGAGACGAGCAACGCTCTTTTTAATAGATATCTCCCATGCCAAATAAAGTGAAGAATACTCATACTGTTAAATTTCTCTGTAATCAACTGAAACATCACCCAGCAGTCATCTTCCTCAGGTCAACGCAAACCGACTTGCAGTGCAAACATTCCATCTGGTACTTCATTAGCAAATCAGTTCTTAATGCAACAGCAGTACTTGGATGGAAAAATGTGCTACTAAAATGTGACTAAAATACctcagtttttttcttatttaatgtCAGAAACTGCATCTTTATAAGGCAAAAGCAAACTGCACTCCAAAACTAAAACCTGCTAGTTACCTTCAGCTCATTGCATACAAGATGCTTTGAGAAGACttaagataaataaaaaaagaaattaattacacATTGCCCATCCCCTTAAACTCAGTGACTGAAAATGATTGTGTAGCATCACAGAACAGAAACACACCTAATTCCACACGCAATTTGATAAGGAGTAGTCTTCCAAGATTCAGCATCAACCTGCTTGCCATCAGGTAATGTAACTTTAATGGGTTTACTGTAATTTGCAGCTCTTTCTGCAAGGAGTGCATCGTGTTCAGCCTTAAGTTTATTGTACATCTCCAAACGCTCATTGATAAATGCAGGCCAGGGATTTAGCTGTATATAACaaagacaaaggaaaattattaatCTGATTATTAATCTGACAGCACATCATGCCAAGAATGCCAACACAACAGATATACTTTCCATAATCAACTATGTGATGACATCTGTGTGCTACATGTAACAAATAATCACCATTATTTCAGACTATATGGTATTAATTATGTCATAATACCACACAGCTTCAGCTTAATGAAATCTATACCACTGTACACCTGTTCAATAATCCACGTATGTTACCAAAAAACTACACCATCTAATAAACTACACAAGGACAAAACTcaactagaaaaaaaat belongs to Haemorhous mexicanus isolate bHaeMex1 chromosome Z, bHaeMex1.pri, whole genome shotgun sequence and includes:
- the TARS1 gene encoding threonine--tRNA ligase 1, cytoplasmic isoform X2 produces the protein MDALHGEVAVALGVAVAVEQRGPVPLVVAEKGQQHLSHLGVGGRDAGEVRVLAALGAEAGGQRARRQHRHVPVRGQPRHRRRRVLAHRPQQQVGAAALQGHHVHQAEQGAVAARRVLVGELEGVAGRQTRTALPQAPHRVLDGRPHPPQREEVDAGEEKKADCGKKKMKEGAGDGGRSELNPWPAFINERLEMYNKLKAEHDALLAERAANYSKPIKVTLPDGKQVDAESWKTTPYQIACGISQGLADNTVIAKVNKVVWDLDRPLEEDCSLELLKFEDEEAQAVYWHSSAHIMGEAMERIYGGCLCYGPPIENGFYYDMFLEEGGVSSNDFSALETLCKKIMKEKQAFERLEVKKETLLEMFKYNKFKCRILNEKVNTPTTTVYRCGPLIDLCRGPHVRHTGKIKTIKIHKNSSTYWEGKADMESLQRIYGISFPDTKMLKEWEKFQEEAKSRDHRKIGRDQELFFFHELSPGSCFFLPKGAFIYNTLIEFIRSEYRKRGFQEVVTPNVFNSKLWMTSGHWQHYSDNMFSFEVEKEIFALKPMNCPGHCLMFDHRPRSWRELPLRLADFGVLHRNELSGALTGLTRVRRFQQDDAHIFCAMEQIEDEIKSCLEFLRTVYDVFGFSFKLNLSTRPEKYLGDIEVWNQAEKQLENSLNAFGQKWELNPGDGAFYGPKIDIQIKDAIGRYHQCATIQLDFQLPVRFNLTFVSHDGNDKTRPVIIHRAILGSVERMIAILTENYGGKWPLWLSPQQVMVVPVGPACDEYAQKVRQHFHDAGFMADVDVDPGCTLNKKIRNAQLAQYNFILVVGEKEKTSGTVNIRTRDNKVHGERTITDTVERLLQLKSSRSRQAEEEF
- the TARS1 gene encoding threonine--tRNA ligase 1, cytoplasmic isoform X1 → MAGADSQVDAGEEKKADCGKKKMKEGAGDGGRSELNPWPAFINERLEMYNKLKAEHDALLAERAANYSKPIKVTLPDGKQVDAESWKTTPYQIACGISQGLADNTVIAKVNKVVWDLDRPLEEDCSLELLKFEDEEAQAVYWHSSAHIMGEAMERIYGGCLCYGPPIENGFYYDMFLEEGGVSSNDFSALETLCKKIMKEKQAFERLEVKKETLLEMFKYNKFKCRILNEKVNTPTTTVYRCGPLIDLCRGPHVRHTGKIKTIKIHKNSSTYWEGKADMESLQRIYGISFPDTKMLKEWEKFQEEAKSRDHRKIGRDQELFFFHELSPGSCFFLPKGAFIYNTLIEFIRSEYRKRGFQEVVTPNVFNSKLWMTSGHWQHYSDNMFSFEVEKEIFALKPMNCPGHCLMFDHRPRSWRELPLRLADFGVLHRNELSGALTGLTRVRRFQQDDAHIFCAMEQIEDEIKSCLEFLRTVYDVFGFSFKLNLSTRPEKYLGDIEVWNQAEKQLENSLNAFGQKWELNPGDGAFYGPKIDIQIKDAIGRYHQCATIQLDFQLPVRFNLTFVSHDGNDKTRPVIIHRAILGSVERMIAILTENYGGKWPLWLSPQQVMVVPVGPACDEYAQKVRQHFHDAGFMADVDVDPGCTLNKKIRNAQLAQYNFILVVGEKEKTSGTVNIRTRDNKVHGERTITDTVERLLQLKSSRSRQAEEEF